The Acetomicrobium sp. S15 = DSM 107314 genome window below encodes:
- a CDS encoding branched-chain amino acid ABC transporter permease yields MRYRRSGFGFGYMIFGILAILPLIPGPLQGPFAKHVLVMVLLFASMSQAWNLLGGYCGQVSFGHSVFFGIGAYGAGMAVVKYGLTPWPGALLGAIIASIVSLVISYPCFRLKGHYFAIATFAIVEIFNRLFMVWYWVGGALGLDYPIIEEGWQNFMWYDTKTPYYYGAFALFVLVFSITRWIERHRIGYYMRAVRDGQEAAESLGVNSPRVKLAAMAISAFLAALCGAFFVQYNLRVDPPMVMSLDMSMRFVLITILGGLGTLWGPLLGAAVLIPLQEYTRAIWGGLGGGVDLIIFGLLIIVIVIRQPRGLMGFVSWVMGRAQGRG; encoded by the coding sequence ATGAGGTATAGACGAAGCGGTTTCGGCTTCGGCTACATGATCTTCGGCATACTCGCCATATTGCCCCTCATTCCGGGGCCGCTACAAGGGCCCTTCGCCAAACATGTCCTCGTTATGGTGTTGTTGTTTGCCAGCATGTCTCAGGCTTGGAATTTGTTGGGCGGATATTGTGGCCAAGTATCCTTTGGGCACTCGGTCTTTTTTGGCATAGGGGCTTATGGGGCTGGCATGGCTGTGGTCAAATACGGCCTTACTCCATGGCCGGGCGCGTTATTGGGGGCGATTATCGCCTCGATAGTATCTTTAGTCATCAGTTACCCGTGCTTTAGACTCAAGGGGCACTATTTCGCCATAGCCACGTTCGCCATCGTAGAAATATTTAACAGGCTCTTCATGGTGTGGTATTGGGTCGGAGGAGCTCTTGGCCTCGATTACCCGATCATCGAAGAGGGATGGCAAAACTTCATGTGGTACGATACTAAAACGCCGTACTATTATGGCGCTTTCGCCCTCTTCGTTCTCGTTTTTTCAATTACACGTTGGATAGAGAGGCATCGCATCGGTTACTACATGAGAGCCGTAAGGGATGGCCAAGAAGCGGCTGAATCCTTAGGGGTAAACAGCCCTCGGGTAAAACTGGCGGCTATGGCCATTTCTGCCTTTTTGGCGGCCCTATGTGGGGCATTCTTTGTCCAGTATAATCTCAGAGTGGACCCGCCTATGGTTATGTCCCTCGATATGTCCATGCGATTCGTGCTCATAACGATTTTGGGTGGATTGGGGACGCTATGGGGGCCTCTCCTCGGTGCGGCAGTCCTCATTCCGTTGCAGGAATATACGAGGGCCATATGGGGCGGCCTTGGTGGCGGCGTGGACCTGATCATCTTTGGCCTCCTCATAATCGTCATTGTAATAAGACAGCCGAGGGGCTTAATGGGGTTCGTATCGTGGGTTATGGGACGAGCCCAGGGAAGGGGGTAG
- a CDS encoding ABC transporter ATP-binding protein gives MALLEVRGLTMKFGSLVANHDISFDVEEGSITGLIGPNGAGKTTLFNCISGAYKPTAGKVLFADSDITGWPPYRVARLGAVRTFQVVRPLNDMSVFDNILVGAFLRERDLNSALDVAERSLRLCHLEDYRDKLAGDLTIGLKKRLELARALATQPKLLMLDEVMAGLSGTELKEAMELLKEMKAQGVTLLVVEHVMEALMPIADKVVVLDGGVKIAEGPPREIVDNERVIAAYLGEKFSKRLKELKAQ, from the coding sequence ATGGCTCTCCTTGAGGTGCGAGGTTTAACCATGAAGTTCGGCTCCTTAGTGGCCAATCATGATATCTCTTTCGATGTAGAAGAAGGCTCTATAACAGGCCTCATAGGACCCAATGGGGCTGGTAAAACGACGCTCTTCAACTGTATCTCAGGCGCTTATAAGCCAACCGCAGGGAAGGTGTTATTTGCTGATTCTGATATAACCGGGTGGCCCCCTTATCGAGTGGCTCGCTTAGGAGCGGTGAGGACTTTTCAGGTAGTGCGTCCGCTCAACGATATGAGCGTCTTCGACAACATATTGGTGGGGGCTTTTTTGAGGGAGCGAGACCTAAATTCGGCTTTAGACGTGGCTGAGCGCTCTTTGCGATTGTGCCACTTAGAGGACTATAGAGACAAACTGGCCGGCGACCTCACGATAGGCTTGAAAAAACGCCTCGAGTTGGCGAGGGCTTTAGCCACTCAGCCTAAACTTTTAATGTTAGACGAAGTGATGGCTGGCCTTTCTGGAACAGAGTTAAAAGAAGCCATGGAGCTTCTGAAGGAGATGAAGGCCCAGGGCGTCACGCTATTGGTGGTAGAGCACGTGATGGAAGCGTTGATGCCCATAGCCGATAAAGTGGTGGTTCTGGATGGTGGAGTCAAAATAGCAGAAGGTCCACCTCGAGAGATCGTGGATAACGAAAGGGTCATAGCTGCATATTTAGGCGAGAAGTTCAGCAAGCGACTTAAGGAGCTGAAGGCGCAATGA